The following are from one region of the Pseudorasbora parva isolate DD20220531a chromosome 12, ASM2467924v1, whole genome shotgun sequence genome:
- the faimb gene encoding fas apoptotic inhibitory molecule b: MAGDIVGAWDVSLSDGVYRIEIEHGTTTGKRVIYINGKEVLRRDWMFKLVGKETFPVGSTDTKATISIEAITGFSYEYTLEINGKSLQTFLENRSKISKTWVLKMDGADYRIVLEKDTMDIWCNGQKMETMGEFTENGTETHFAAGNHECCIKATTSGRKRNGIIHSLLVDGIRIEEAIE, translated from the exons ATGGCCGGAGACATTGTGGGAGCGTGGGATGTGTCGCTAAGTGATGGGGTTTACCGAATTGAGATTGAACATGGAACAACAACAGGAAAAAGGGTCATTTACATTAATGGCAAG GAGGTGTTGAGGAGAGACTGGATGTTCAAACTGGTGGGCAAAGAAACATTCCCTGTAGGGAGTACAGACACAAAAGCAACCATAAGTATTGAGGCGATCACTGGGTTTTCCTATGAGTACACGCTGGAGATCAACGGAAAAAGCCTCCAAACATTTTTGGAGAACCGATCAAAAATTTCCAAAACATGGGTGCTGAAAATGGATGGTGCTGATTACAGGATAGTTCTAG AGAAAGACACTATGGATATATGGTGCAATGGACAGAAAATGGAAACCATG GGGGAGTTTACCGAGAATGGAACCGAGACACACTTTGCAGCAGGGAACCATGAATGCTGCATAAAAGCAACAACtagtggaagaaaacggaatgGAATTATTCATTCCCTACTGGTGGATGGAATCAGGATAGAAGAGGCCATTGAGTAA
- the ccdc80l1 gene encoding coiled-coil domain-containing protein 80 has protein sequence MKNHQVGLHVILLTLTWIQETDLVLDNTGSEGGNSQTLQSNTFVKKYTNDVESRRLFTSRNTHILRKPQNDQTVESFRPPARRVMKGQRPVPYRKPSVTDSIPAQEPIFQSAPLGATSSINILAGFAGKKRVLVISAPNDSDSYYRLMMNLLKPDVYCEMADRHMQQIIMFHEKGKMGGKVRRVSHQGSLVEESLDPALVPRLMGFLKLEDGKFGMVLLRKTLQVAERYPYPVQLEAIYEAIDQTPMRRLEKARQKGFVQKCKTAGVEGQEVQSFGSNAGGLQPQVNMTGRHGSRPVPQPTQITQAQISTTISTSTITKTKKLKTTTLKTTTTPPTTTTITITMAPTTTILPSTTTTITTNVPTTVVQTYPHTTVPWTTVPWTTAVPNTSEQVHRDTATRLSVNSNFYKQRKEKHLDHMQKISTAISPTQASTQKGKLPVVKHGWSEKLSQHKRERDTQRPTANKPDKELITTQKGKTKAASADQRKMDRPEKPLKKIPAGKKGQKVTNISVQIKNTLRKPNVFEGRAVVDQAANPKKALETFLSYFQRRRRLIVITAPDEQNHMYSEQRDEYLEQVCDMALRKISIISIFGPLLNSTMKIEHYQTEQDKPLQGLPDNDLINQDLITDFRKHFGMIYNDFNMVLTDFDMKVKQRYEVPIVMKAVFDYIDTLSTRIKEIEQQRKLGVMCKKEDKSRSLEDFLSRFRWRRRLFVISTPSDEEWAYQQQLYVINSQACNLGLRHISVLKITGKTLDDMSGVLELYPINGSASVDREDLSASLVQDIRNYFQISQEYFSMLLVGKDGNVKSWYPSPMWSMSIIYELVDSMQLRRQEMAIQQSLGMRCPDDDYGHHDGYHEGYHRGYGY, from the exons ATGAAAAATCATCAGGTAGGCCTACATGTAATTTTGTTGACTCTGACATGGATTCAAGAAACAGACTTGGTCCTGGATAACACAGGATCAGAGGGAGGAAATTCACAAACTTTACAATCAAACACTTTTGTCAAAAAGTACACAAATGATGTGGAATCTAGAAGACTGTTCACCTCCAGAAATACACATATACTCAGGAAACCTCAAAATGATCAGACTGTGGAGTCCTTTCGACCCCCAGCCAGGAGGGTCATGAAAGGGCAAAGACCAGTCCCATACAGGAAACCCAGTGTAACTGACAGCATTCCTGCTCAAGAACCTATTTTTCAATCTGCTCCATTGGGTGCAACTAGCTCCATAAACATCCTGGCTGGGTTTGCAGGCAAAAAACGTGTTCTGGTCATTTCAGCTCCCAACGACTCTGATAGTTATTACAGGTTAATGATGAACTTGCTCAAGCCGGATGTGTACTGTGAGATGGCAGACAGACACATGCAGCAGATTATAATGTTCCATGAAAAGGGGAAGATGGGAGGCAAGGTGAGGCGTGTTAGCCATCAGGGATCTCTGGTGGAGGAGTCATTGGATCCAGCCCTGGTGCCCAGACTGATGGGCTTCCTAAAGTTGGAGGATGGTAAGTTTGGGATGGTGCTGCTAAGAAAGACCCTTCAGGTAGCAGAAAGATACCCATACCCTGTTCAGCTGGAGGCAATATATGAAGCGATAGACCAGACTCCTATGCGTAGACTGGAAAAGGCCAGGCAAAAGGGCTTCGTGCAAAAGTGCAAGACTGCTGGAGTTGAGGGCCAGGAAGTTCAGTCGTTTGGTTCAAATGCAGGTGGATTGCAGCCGCAGGTGAACATGACAGGGCGACACGGGTCGAGACCAGTCCCTCAGCCCACCCAGATAACCCAGGCACAAATATCAACTACCATCAGTACCTCTACAATAACTAAAACCAAAAAACTTAAAACAACTACATTGAAAACTACAACCACACCTCCAACTACAACTACTATAACAATCACAATGGCACCTACTACCACTATTTTACCCTCAACAACAACTACTATTACCACAAATGTACCCACCACAGTGGTTCAAACGTatccacacacaactgtacCCTGGACCACAGTACCCTGGACCACAGCTGTGCCCAATACCTCTGAGCAGGTACACAGGGACACGGCAACTCGTCTCTCTGTTAACTCTAACTTCTACAAACAACGTAAAGAAAAACACTTAGACCACATGCAAAAGATTTCAACTGCAATCTCACCAACACAAGCCTCTACACAGAAGGGCAAACTGCCTGTGGTAAAACATGGATGGAGTGAAAAGTTGAGTCAGCACAAAAGAGAACGAGACACACAGAGGCCCACTGCTAATAAACCAGACAAAGAACTTATTACCACTCAGAAAGGGAAAACTAAAGCTGCCAGTGCCGACCAGAGGAAGATGGATAGACCTGAAAAGCCTTTAAAGAAGATACCTGCAGggaaaaaaggacaaaaagTGACAAATATCAGTgttcaaataaaaaacactCTGCGAAAACCAAATGTGTTTGAAGGAAGGGCCGTTGTGGACCAGGCAGCGAATCCCAAGAAAGCGCTAGAAActtttttgagttattttcagAGAAGACGACGGCTCATA GTAATAACGGCTCCAGATGAGCAGAATCATATGTACAGCGAACAGAGGGATGAGTACCTGGAGCAAGTGTGTGATATGGCCCTTCGTAAAATTTCCATCATCAGCATATTTGGGCCGCTCTTGAACAGTACCATGAAGATTGAACACTACCAGACAG aacaGGATAAGCCCTTACAAGGCCTGCCGGACAATGACCTCATCAACCAGGACCTCATCACAGACTTTCGGAAGCATTTTGGGATGATTTATAATGATTTCAACATGGTGCTGACTGACTTTGACATGAAAGTCAAG CAACGATATGAAGTCCCAATTGTTATGAAAGCAGTGTTTGACTACATTGACACATTGTCAACTCGCATTAAAGAGATAGAGCAGCAGAGGAAACTTGGGGTTATGTGCAAGAAAGAAGACAAATCAAGATCTCTAGAGGACTTCCTATCTAG ATTCCGTTGGAGGCGGAGACTGTTTGTTATATCCACCCCCAGTGATGAAGAATGGGCCTATCAGCAACAACTCTACGTCATTAATAGCCAAGCTTGTAATCTGG ggcTGCGTCATATTTCTGTACTGAAAATTACTGGAAAAACATTGGATGACATGAGTGGAGTCCTGGAGCTCTATCCCATAAATG GAAGTGCATCGGTGGACCGTGAGGACCTGTCTGCCTCGCTGGTGCAGGACATCAGAAACTACTTCCAGATCAGCCAAGAGTATTTCTCCATGTTGCTTGTTGGGAAAGACGGCAATGTGAAATCCTGGTACCCCTCCCCTATGTGGTCCATGTCAATCATTTACGAGCTGGTCGACTCCATGCAGCTTCGCAGGCAGGAGATGGCCATCCAGCAGTCTCTCGGCATGCGTTGCCCAGACGATGACTACGGTCACCATGATGGATACCATGAGGGCTATCATCGTGGTTACGGTTATTAA